From Aristaeella lactis, the proteins below share one genomic window:
- a CDS encoding SH3 domain-containing protein, translating to MKSLLFRTCLILAVLLIAAAVLPASADSMDYTLPDPASCSYPWWEINPPVVTKTRVVVRQAETLVESTPAEGWCYTAIKKVNVRSQPSIYATRVTSIRSAGTEFFVTARVKNSSGEIWYAVQLANGTLGYIRSDLLNTDHVILLGDPYAYEADVSTRTAAASESASEAINIASPAAVPAPTPQVIYIVTEPSDQPTPTPIVVYMTPEPPAAYPENTPQVIYVNPGRDDG from the coding sequence ATGAAATCGCTTCTGTTCCGTACGTGTCTTATCCTGGCTGTCCTGCTGATCGCCGCGGCTGTCCTGCCTGCCTCCGCCGATTCGATGGACTATACCCTTCCCGATCCCGCAAGCTGCAGCTATCCCTGGTGGGAGATCAACCCGCCGGTGGTTACGAAAACGCGTGTCGTTGTCCGCCAGGCTGAAACCCTGGTGGAATCTACCCCCGCGGAAGGCTGGTGCTACACCGCCATCAAGAAGGTCAATGTCCGTTCCCAGCCCAGCATCTACGCTACCCGGGTAACTTCCATCCGCTCTGCGGGAACAGAGTTCTTTGTAACCGCCCGGGTCAAAAACAGCTCCGGAGAGATCTGGTACGCTGTCCAGCTGGCTAACGGCACCCTGGGCTATATCCGTTCCGACCTGCTCAATACGGATCACGTCATTCTCCTGGGCGATCCCTATGCCTATGAAGCGGATGTCAGCACCCGCACCGCTGCCGCTTCCGAATCGGCATCTGAAGCGATCAATATCGCTTCACCGGCAGCTGTTCCCGCTCCGACTCCGCAGGTCATCTACATCGTAACCGAGCCCTCGGACCAGCCGACTCCTACCCCGATCGTGGTTTATATGACGCCCGAACCGCCAGCTGCGTATCCCGAAAACACACCCCAGGTAATCTACGTTAACCCCGGCAGGGATGACGGCTGA
- a CDS encoding MATE family efflux transporter, giving the protein MADKQDSRSQLLNGNVFKTMLSLSVPAILGMVVIGLYNFMDAVFVGRMVGPEAMTAVKVSYPFTLMNSGIATLIGTGSASVLSRAVGRKDQGTINQIMGNLIALVVLLSLIITAVGEIFTTGLLSLSGAKGEILTQAERYLKVVFIGSLFVNFAQSANMVMRGEGKLKTAMGIMAAGALLNIALDPLLISLMGKENGVLGAAWATVISQVLQACFTLWYFRKKSENVKIHKIKIHGNLVGPVLGVGVSAMLMQVMTMVQQTIMYNTVERWGGGSWQTVLGACLSLQSFAFIPLWGISQGFQPAIGTNYGAKQFDRVRSFTKVFMVAATVLALVFYLPIMLAPKGMLGMFITDEAICAQGAPMLRVLFSTYICYGVLILAITFFQAIGKAGAASAMALLRQVLLFLPLVVLLPTVFAVPVQGVFYAQMFTDLTVLLIGIVLLIKAFRNIRKEERSLA; this is encoded by the coding sequence AACAGGATTCCAGGTCACAACTACTGAACGGCAATGTCTTTAAAACCATGCTGTCGCTGAGCGTTCCGGCGATTCTCGGTATGGTGGTCATTGGCCTGTACAACTTCATGGACGCGGTGTTTGTTGGACGGATGGTGGGACCGGAAGCCATGACGGCTGTGAAAGTCTCCTATCCCTTTACGCTGATGAACAGCGGTATCGCCACCCTGATCGGTACAGGATCCGCCTCCGTGCTGTCCCGGGCTGTCGGCCGGAAGGACCAGGGAACCATCAACCAGATCATGGGCAACCTGATCGCCCTGGTCGTACTGCTGTCCCTGATTATTACGGCGGTGGGCGAGATCTTCACCACCGGGCTGCTCTCCCTTTCCGGAGCGAAGGGTGAGATCCTGACCCAGGCCGAAAGATATCTGAAGGTTGTGTTCATCGGTTCCCTGTTTGTGAACTTTGCTCAATCCGCCAACATGGTGATGCGCGGCGAAGGCAAGCTGAAGACTGCCATGGGCATTATGGCGGCGGGCGCCCTGCTGAACATCGCGCTGGATCCGCTGCTCATCTCCCTGATGGGAAAGGAAAACGGCGTGCTGGGCGCCGCATGGGCAACCGTGATTTCCCAGGTGCTGCAGGCCTGTTTCACCCTGTGGTACTTCCGGAAAAAAAGTGAAAACGTTAAAATCCACAAGATTAAGATTCACGGCAACCTGGTTGGACCGGTGCTCGGTGTGGGCGTTTCCGCCATGCTGATGCAGGTGATGACCATGGTACAGCAGACCATCATGTACAACACGGTGGAACGGTGGGGCGGCGGAAGCTGGCAGACCGTGTTAGGCGCGTGCCTGAGCCTGCAGTCCTTTGCGTTCATCCCGCTGTGGGGCATCAGCCAGGGTTTCCAGCCGGCCATCGGCACCAACTACGGCGCGAAGCAGTTTGACCGGGTGCGGTCCTTCACGAAGGTGTTTATGGTTGCGGCGACGGTACTGGCACTGGTGTTCTACCTGCCGATCATGCTGGCGCCTAAGGGCATGCTGGGCATGTTCATTACGGATGAAGCGATCTGTGCCCAGGGCGCGCCGATGCTGCGGGTGCTTTTCTCCACCTATATCTGCTACGGTGTGCTGATCCTGGCCATCACCTTCTTCCAGGCAATCGGCAAGGCCGGCGCGGCTTCCGCCATGGCGCTGCTGCGTCAGGTGCTGCTGTTCCTGCCCCTGGTGGTGCTGCTGCCTACCGTGTTTGCGGTTCCGGTGCAGGGCGTGTTCTACGCGCAGATGTTTACTGACCTTACAGTGCTGCTGATCGGCATTGTTCTGCTGATCAAAGCGTTCAGGAATATCCGAAAGGAAGAAAGATCGTTAGCCTGA
- a CDS encoding pyridoxamine 5'-phosphate oxidase family protein gives MNEVYEFLKKCGTYYLATVEGDQPRVRPFGTVAVFEGKLYIQTGKIKPVSKQLQANPKAEICAFADGTWLRVAGKLIRDDRIEAKKYMLDQYPSLQAMYSAEDDNTEVLYFEDAAATFSSFTAAPRTVTF, from the coding sequence ATGAATGAAGTATACGAATTCCTGAAAAAGTGCGGCACCTATTACCTGGCGACCGTCGAAGGCGATCAGCCCCGCGTCCGCCCCTTCGGCACCGTGGCTGTCTTCGAGGGAAAGCTTTATATCCAGACCGGCAAAATCAAGCCCGTTTCCAAACAGCTGCAGGCCAATCCGAAAGCTGAAATCTGCGCCTTTGCGGACGGCACCTGGCTGCGCGTCGCCGGCAAGCTGATCCGGGATGACCGGATCGAAGCGAAGAAGTACATGCTGGACCAGTATCCTTCCCTGCAGGCCATGTATTCCGCAGAGGATGACAACACGGAAGTCCTGTATTTCGAGGACGCCGCTGCCACCTTCTCCTCCTTCACCGCAGCTCCCCGCACCGTAACCTTCTGA
- a CDS encoding alpha/beta hydrolase-fold protein: protein MQQKWPLDVTVSFDPYFGEPGRDGIQGAEVLPDGKVHFRVIAKDAKEVVIDRFGTIFPLSPVEDGAWEGTFDMGTGFLYFFLKVDGADVLCPYMPIGYGCCRPMNFVDVPVADMEGWDDLEGVEHGAVTRRYFYSTVTGKTEICLVWTPPAYDPAKAYPVLYLQHGYGENETGWIYQGHAGRIADRLLAEGKMEEMIIVMGNGMAKPKDESQPRDFALFPNIVVKDLIPYIEKNYKVLTDKWHRAMAGLSMGSFHTSVTTLTNPDLFGYAGLFSGFLRAPWNPDEEMPHMKLLHEADKFNESFKVFYRAMGTEDTYWEAFDKDDAYLEGKQLNITRETFPGGHDWTVWRRCIRSFLPRIFK, encoded by the coding sequence ATGCAGCAGAAATGGCCGCTGGACGTAACGGTTTCATTCGATCCGTATTTCGGTGAACCCGGCCGGGACGGCATTCAGGGGGCGGAGGTCCTGCCGGACGGAAAGGTGCACTTCAGGGTAATCGCGAAGGACGCGAAAGAGGTCGTGATTGACCGGTTCGGAACCATTTTCCCGCTTTCCCCGGTGGAAGACGGTGCCTGGGAAGGCACTTTTGATATGGGAACCGGTTTCCTGTATTTCTTCCTGAAAGTGGATGGCGCGGACGTTCTGTGCCCCTATATGCCGATCGGATACGGCTGCTGCCGTCCGATGAACTTTGTGGACGTGCCCGTGGCCGACATGGAAGGCTGGGACGACCTGGAGGGTGTGGAGCACGGCGCGGTGACCCGCCGGTATTTCTACTCCACTGTGACCGGAAAGACGGAGATCTGCCTGGTGTGGACGCCGCCGGCCTATGATCCGGCGAAGGCCTATCCGGTGCTGTACCTGCAGCACGGCTACGGCGAGAATGAGACCGGCTGGATCTACCAGGGTCACGCGGGCCGCATCGCCGACAGGCTGCTGGCGGAAGGAAAGATGGAAGAAATGATCATCGTCATGGGTAACGGCATGGCCAAGCCCAAAGACGAAAGCCAGCCCCGGGATTTTGCCCTGTTCCCGAATATCGTGGTGAAGGATCTGATCCCCTACATCGAAAAGAACTATAAGGTGCTGACGGACAAATGGCACCGGGCTATGGCCGGCCTGAGCATGGGCAGCTTCCATACCAGCGTGACGACGCTGACAAATCCGGACCTGTTCGGCTATGCCGGACTGTTCAGCGGCTTCCTCCGGGCTCCCTGGAATCCGGATGAGGAAATGCCCCATATGAAGCTGCTGCATGAGGCGGATAAGTTCAACGAGAGCTTTAAGGTATTTTACCGTGCTATGGGTACGGAGGATACCTACTGGGAAGCCTTTGACAAGGATGACGCCTACCTGGAAGGCAAGCAGCTGAATATCACCCGGGAAACCTTCCCCGGCGGACATGACTGGACGGTGTGGCGCCGCTGCATCCGTTCCTTCCTGCCCAGGATCTTCAAATAA
- a CDS encoding helix-turn-helix domain-containing protein, with protein sequence MNMDKRDVNGSGSDELFTRYMALISRKDTERTCRLKSDMGEGIMRCHHVARGVELIYSEIEAYTPVFQEMKKLVRSLELMYMVEGHADFEMENRRFASADKGDVMLFNSRVGARSCRIGKGGMCCISIVVFLDDLADTLNRFFNTRDFDRETLFAEIEHSESCVSFPANDLLANIFTGLMQVPEKYGEYHRKLMTLQAIVALLDARDGRMTGQRYFSGDTARKVHEARKLLGENLSADYSVETLSARVKLNRTTLQQVFRQVYGMTIYEYRTQVRMQEARNLLLRDDLTVTEAAGLCGYTNASKFASVFRKVTGMNPGEWKRNSFHSEQMCSE encoded by the coding sequence ATGAATATGGATAAACGGGACGTGAACGGAAGCGGTTCCGATGAGCTGTTTACCCGGTACATGGCTCTGATCAGCCGGAAAGATACCGAGAGAACCTGCCGCCTGAAGAGCGACATGGGTGAAGGTATTATGCGCTGCCATCATGTAGCCAGGGGTGTGGAACTGATTTATTCAGAAATCGAAGCTTATACGCCGGTGTTCCAGGAAATGAAAAAGCTTGTCCGGAGTCTGGAACTGATGTACATGGTGGAAGGACATGCCGATTTTGAGATGGAAAACAGGCGCTTTGCCAGTGCCGACAAGGGCGATGTGATGCTGTTCAACAGCCGCGTCGGCGCCCGGTCATGCCGCATCGGAAAGGGAGGCATGTGCTGCATCAGCATCGTGGTTTTCCTGGATGACCTGGCAGACACCCTGAACCGCTTTTTCAACACCCGGGATTTTGACAGGGAAACACTGTTTGCTGAAATAGAGCATTCTGAATCATGCGTCAGTTTTCCCGCAAACGATCTGCTGGCAAACATCTTTACAGGGCTGATGCAGGTACCGGAAAAATATGGGGAGTATCACCGGAAACTGATGACGCTGCAGGCGATTGTCGCCCTGCTGGATGCCAGGGACGGCCGGATGACCGGACAAAGGTATTTCAGCGGCGACACCGCCCGCAAGGTGCATGAAGCCCGTAAGCTGCTGGGAGAAAATCTGAGCGCTGACTATTCTGTCGAAACCCTGTCGGCAAGGGTAAAGCTGAACCGCACCACTCTGCAACAGGTATTCCGGCAGGTGTACGGAATGACCATTTATGAGTACCGGACCCAGGTACGCATGCAGGAAGCCCGGAACCTTCTCCTCCGGGATGACCTGACCGTGACCGAAGCGGCGGGACTCTGCGGCTATACCAACGCAAGCAAGTTTGCATCGGTATTCCGGAAAGTGACCGGAATGAACCCGGGAGAGTGGAAAAGGAATAGTTTTCATTCAGAACAGATGTGTTCTGAATGA